A single bacterium DNA region contains:
- a CDS encoding RNA-binding protein, whose protein sequence is MNSNKLYVGNLSYNTDDQALSDLFSQAGTVTSAKVIMDKMSGRSKGFGFVEMGTEEEATKAIEMFNNYSLMERNLKVNVAKPMEKKSFGDRGGSSRY, encoded by the coding sequence ATGAATTCAAACAAACTCTATGTCGGTAATCTTTCGTATAATACGGATGACCAGGCATTAAGCGATTTATTCTCACAGGCCGGTACGGTCACATCCGCGAAAGTCATTATGGACAAGATGTCCGGACGTTCCAAGGGATTCGGTTTTGTCGAAATGGGCACCGAAGAAGAGGCAACAAAAGCCATCGAAATGTTCAACAACTATTCGCTCATGGAGAGAAATCTGAAGGTCAATGTGGCTAAACCAATGGAAAAAAAGTCCTTCGGTGATCGTGGCGGTTCAAGCCGTTACTAA
- the obgE gene encoding GTPase ObgE, producing the protein MFIDYAEIHIRAGKGGDGCISFRREKYIPKGGPDGGDGGRGGNVVIQADENLHTLQDIVHHRIFRADNGGKGQGSNQTGKDADDIIILVPVGTIVRDLKTGKVLCDLVEKGQRFVAEKGGKGGRGNWRFRTPTNRTPRHAEPGQAGGENRIGLELKVLADVGLVGFPNAGKSTLLASISAAKPKIANYPFTTLTPNLGIVKVADFKSLVMADIPGLIEGAHEGKGLGIQFLKHIERTKVLAFLIDVQSEDYEKEYATLKQELKSFNKELLKRKRIVILTKLDTTDKPPKKTKMKDGTQIFMISSVAHTGLEKLVKTLWKLISA; encoded by the coding sequence ATGTTCATAGATTATGCAGAAATTCACATCCGCGCGGGCAAAGGCGGCGACGGATGTATTTCGTTTCGCAGGGAAAAATATATTCCCAAAGGCGGCCCGGACGGCGGCGACGGCGGACGCGGAGGAAATGTGGTCATTCAGGCAGATGAAAATCTGCATACCTTGCAGGATATAGTTCACCACAGAATTTTTCGTGCCGACAACGGGGGAAAAGGGCAGGGTTCAAACCAAACCGGTAAAGACGCAGACGACATTATTATTCTTGTGCCCGTGGGAACCATAGTCAGAGATTTGAAAACGGGAAAAGTTCTCTGTGATCTCGTCGAAAAAGGGCAAAGATTCGTTGCTGAAAAGGGAGGTAAGGGCGGTAGAGGAAATTGGAGGTTCCGAACGCCGACCAACCGCACGCCGCGTCACGCGGAGCCGGGTCAAGCGGGCGGCGAAAATCGTATTGGGCTTGAACTGAAAGTTCTCGCAGATGTCGGACTGGTCGGCTTTCCCAACGCCGGCAAGTCTACACTTCTTGCATCCATCAGCGCGGCAAAGCCGAAAATAGCCAATTATCCGTTTACGACGCTGACGCCGAATCTGGGGATTGTGAAAGTTGCTGACTTTAAAAGCCTTGTCATGGCGGATATTCCCGGATTGATCGAAGGCGCGCACGAAGGCAAAGGGCTCGGAATCCAATTTCTGAAACACATCGAACGAACGAAAGTTCTGGCGTTCCTGATCGACGTGCAAAGTGAAGATTATGAAAAGGAATATGCAACGCTTAAACAGGAACTAAAGTCGTTTAACAAAGAACTGCTCAAGCGTAAACGCATAGTGATCCTGACCAAACTTGATACCACCGACAAGCCGCCGAAGAAAACAAAGATGAAGGACGGCACGCAGATATTCATGATCTCATCAGTTGCACACACCGGTTTGGAAAAGTTGGTAAAGACGTTGTGGAAACTGATTAGCGCCTGA
- a CDS encoding thymidine kinase — translation MSFVSMNGGCIEVIVGSMFSGKSEELIRRMRRAEIARQRVQVFKPLIDKRYSEDHIVSHSDLRMKSETVEKADEILEKVDPRTEVIGIDEAQFFDSTIVAVCNRLADMGKRVIVAGLDKDYLGKPFEPMPELLAIAEYITKSMAICVICGAPANYTQRLVQNEERVLVGASGVYEARCRRHFDPTLTVPGLSKR, via the coding sequence ATGAGTTTTGTGTCAATGAACGGCGGCTGCATCGAAGTGATTGTCGGAAGCATGTTCAGCGGGAAGTCGGAGGAACTTATTCGCCGCATGCGCCGCGCTGAAATTGCCCGCCAACGCGTTCAGGTTTTTAAACCGCTGATAGATAAACGTTACAGCGAGGACCACATCGTGTCGCACAGTGATTTGCGCATGAAGTCCGAGACCGTTGAAAAAGCGGATGAAATTTTAGAAAAAGTCGATCCACGTACAGAGGTGATCGGAATAGATGAAGCGCAGTTCTTTGACTCAACGATTGTTGCCGTGTGCAACCGGCTGGCCGACATGGGAAAACGTGTGATCGTGGCTGGCCTCGATAAAGATTATCTTGGAAAACCGTTTGAACCGATGCCGGAATTGCTCGCGATAGCGGAATACATCACCAAGTCGATGGCAATCTGTGTCATCTGCGGCGCGCCGGCGAATTATACCCAGCGGCTTGTTCAAAACGAAGAACGCGTTTTGGTCGGCGCATCCGGCGTATACGAAGCGCGATGCCGTCGTCATTTTGATCCTACGCTCACGGTTCCCGGACTCAGCAAACGATGA
- a CDS encoding UDP-3-O-acyl-N-acetylglucosamine deacetylase, which yields MSVKQNTIQREAFISGKGIHAGKAASVKFLSAEPNSGIYFIRTDLKNSLPIPALWNNVCNTERATTLGIGEIKVRTVEHLLSAIFGLGITNLRIEVDNEEIPILDGSSKIYYDLLESSGVLEQSEDAKCHVIEKEIVFTGPKNHSVIRMTPGDELKFTYHLNYAETFEQNLTYQFSKKTYHAQIAPARTFSLLSELEYLFDNGLICGIRDAEGFAVVDDFSKIDEFTKKFDINADSFTHSEGKVTILSKEKLRFADEMVRHKILDIIGDVALSGCYVLGHVEAFGTGHSENIGLLKSVFG from the coding sequence TTGTCTGTGAAACAGAACACAATCCAAAGAGAAGCTTTTATCTCGGGCAAAGGAATACACGCAGGGAAAGCTGCATCAGTGAAGTTCCTTTCGGCGGAACCGAACAGCGGAATCTATTTCATCCGCACCGACCTCAAAAACTCACTGCCGATCCCGGCGCTTTGGAACAACGTCTGCAATACGGAACGAGCGACCACCCTAGGCATTGGAGAAATCAAAGTTCGGACGGTCGAACATCTTTTGTCTGCGATTTTTGGATTGGGAATCACAAATTTGAGAATTGAAGTGGACAATGAAGAAATTCCAATTCTGGATGGAAGCAGTAAAATCTATTATGATCTGCTTGAATCGTCCGGCGTGCTGGAACAATCAGAAGATGCAAAATGCCATGTCATTGAAAAGGAGATCGTTTTTACTGGCCCTAAGAACCATTCTGTGATCCGGATGACGCCCGGCGACGAACTTAAGTTCACGTATCATTTGAATTACGCTGAGACATTCGAACAAAATTTAACGTATCAATTCTCAAAGAAAACGTATCATGCGCAAATCGCTCCGGCAAGAACGTTCTCTCTGCTCAGCGAACTGGAGTATTTATTCGACAATGGTTTGATATGCGGAATCAGGGACGCTGAAGGTTTCGCCGTAGTCGATGACTTTTCAAAGATAGATGAATTTACAAAAAAATTTGATATAAATGCAGATTCTTTTACTCATTCTGAGGGCAAAGTTACAATTCTCTCAAAAGAAAAGCTGCGGTTTGCAGATGAAATGGTGCGCCATAAAATACTCGACATTATCGGCGATGTTGCTTTAAGCGGATGTTATGTGCTAGGTCATGTTGAAGCGTTTGGAACGGGTCATTCGGAAAATATCGGATTACTGAAATCTGTTTTCGGTTGA
- a CDS encoding thiolase family protein, translated as MDQTAVLVDAIRTPMAKYGGALSTVRPDDMVAELLKSIMERNPKVDVNTIADIIIGCANQAGEDSRNVARMAAIIAGLPFEIPGQTVNRLCGSSMQAIITAVTTIQSGWGDVFLAGGVESMSRGPYVMPKPDKAFPFGSLPTYDTSLGWRFPNPKIEARVRPLNMGETAEEIYAKYKIPREEQDRYAVQSHRRAIAAWKNGVFSDYVIPVPIQTKGGVTMVDRDEGPRADSSLESLSKLRPAFRKDGTVTAGNSCPMSDGASMTLLMSENKAHELGYTSWFRLRSAAVSGLHPDIMGLGPVEATRKALALSNLSLKDLGLIEINEAFAVQALACIRELEFDETRVNVNGGAIALGHPLGCSGARIVGTLAHEMRKRDIRFGLAAMCIGVGQGIATVWEKVGK; from the coding sequence ATGGATCAAACTGCAGTTCTTGTAGATGCGATACGAACCCCGATGGCTAAATACGGCGGGGCTCTTTCAACCGTTCGCCCGGACGACATGGTTGCGGAACTATTAAAAAGCATCATGGAACGTAACCCAAAAGTGGATGTCAATACCATTGCCGATATTATTATCGGCTGCGCTAACCAGGCGGGCGAAGATTCGCGTAACGTTGCACGCATGGCGGCGATCATCGCAGGCTTGCCTTTTGAGATCCCGGGACAAACGGTGAACCGGCTCTGCGGTTCAAGCATGCAGGCGATCATTACGGCGGTAACAACTATTCAAAGCGGCTGGGGAGATGTTTTTCTTGCCGGCGGAGTAGAGAGCATGTCGCGCGGGCCGTATGTCATGCCGAAGCCCGATAAGGCGTTTCCGTTTGGCTCATTACCCACCTACGACACATCCCTCGGATGGCGATTCCCTAATCCAAAGATCGAGGCGCGTGTTCGCCCGCTCAATATGGGCGAGACGGCGGAGGAGATTTATGCAAAGTACAAGATTCCGCGTGAGGAACAAGACCGCTATGCTGTTCAGAGTCATCGACGTGCGATCGCCGCATGGAAAAACGGCGTTTTTTCGGACTACGTCATACCGGTTCCGATCCAAACTAAAGGCGGTGTAACTATGGTCGACCGCGATGAGGGGCCGCGCGCCGATTCTTCTTTGGAAAGCTTAAGCAAACTCCGGCCTGCATTTAGAAAAGACGGAACGGTGACCGCAGGCAACAGTTGTCCCATGAGTGACGGCGCATCGATGACGCTGTTGATGAGTGAAAACAAAGCGCATGAGCTGGGTTACACATCCTGGTTTCGCCTTCGAAGCGCGGCCGTGTCCGGTTTACATCCGGATATCATGGGACTGGGGCCGGTCGAAGCGACACGAAAAGCGCTTGCGCTGTCAAATTTATCATTGAAAGACCTTGGCCTGATTGAAATCAATGAAGCTTTTGCAGTTCAGGCTTTAGCGTGCATTCGTGAACTGGAATTTGATGAGACACGAGTAAATGTGAATGGAGGCGCGATCGCACTCGGTCATCCACTAGGCTGCTCGGGCGCGCGGATCGTGGGAACGCTGGCACACGAAATGCGAAAAAGGGACATCCGGTTTGGCCTTGCCGCCATGTGCATCGGCGTCGGGCAAGGTATCGCAACGGTATGGGAGAAGGTAGGGAAGTAG
- a CDS encoding MBL fold metallo-hydrolase, with product MKTFYYILLLMAFSSCAPSNDRSSQSEPAAKPKTITETSLIVLGTLQDGGSPHIACKKDCCRDLFENPDKNRKVVSLGLVDPKNNAKYLFEATPDMPEQMKKLKAFCSADSIETPNGIFLTHAHIGHYTGLMYLGKEAMNAQKANVFAMPVMKRFLEKNGPWNQLVSNQNISIQELSDKNPIILSSDLKVIPFKVPHRDEYSETVGYTISGPNKKVLFIPDIDKWEKWDRNIIAEISEVDYAFIDATFYDGDELNNRPISEIPHPFIIESMALFANLSSKEKSKIYFIHLNHTNPALNPESAQTKHILENGFNIARIYDVFKL from the coding sequence ATGAAAACATTCTATTATATCTTGCTTCTAATGGCCTTTAGCTCTTGTGCCCCTTCCAATGATAGGTCATCGCAATCTGAACCGGCCGCGAAACCAAAGACTATAACCGAAACATCACTAATTGTTTTGGGCACATTGCAAGATGGCGGTTCTCCTCATATTGCCTGCAAAAAAGATTGCTGCAGAGACTTATTTGAAAACCCGGATAAAAACAGAAAAGTGGTGTCGCTCGGTTTAGTTGACCCGAAAAATAACGCAAAGTACCTGTTCGAGGCAACTCCGGACATGCCGGAACAGATGAAAAAATTAAAAGCGTTTTGTTCTGCAGATTCCATAGAAACTCCTAACGGTATTTTTTTAACGCATGCGCATATTGGACATTACACCGGATTGATGTATTTGGGAAAGGAAGCGATGAATGCGCAAAAGGCAAACGTATTCGCAATGCCGGTTATGAAAAGATTTTTGGAAAAGAATGGCCCATGGAACCAATTGGTCTCAAATCAAAATATTTCAATTCAGGAACTATCCGACAAAAACCCGATAATTTTGTCTTCTGATTTAAAAGTAATTCCATTCAAAGTTCCTCATCGAGACGAATATTCAGAAACTGTCGGATATACCATTAGTGGACCAAACAAGAAAGTTTTGTTTATACCCGATATCGACAAATGGGAAAAATGGGATAGAAATATAATAGCAGAAATCTCTGAAGTAGACTACGCATTTATTGATGCCACATTTTACGATGGAGATGAGTTAAATAATCGTCCTATTTCGGAAATACCGCATCCATTTATAATTGAAAGTATGGCGTTATTTGCGAATCTGTCATCAAAGGAAAAAAGTAAAATATATTTTATCCATTTAAACCACACCAATCCGGCTTTAAATCCCGAAAGCGCTCAGACAAAGCACATTTTGGAAAATGGTTTTAATATTGCCAGAATTTATGATGTATTTAAATTATAG
- a CDS encoding NADP-dependent glyceraldehyde-3-phosphate dehydrogenase — MIMKQKIEKIFPNKIGVPANVTPPLPMDQTEYLINGELLKWKGPFEKVHSPVFVEDKGLLDNLIGSYPLLDEASALKALKAATEAYDNGQGEWPLMTIAKRIACFKKFIRLMKEQRDTIVKLLMWEIGKNLKDSEKEFDRTVDYISDTIEALKDMDRDASRFVIKQGIIAQIRRAPLGVVLCMGPFNYPLNETFTTLIPALIMGNTIIFKPPKLGVLLHAPLLKAFQEAFPKGVVNTVYGEGQKVIAPLMASGKINVLAFIGSCKVADILKKQHPQPHKLRSVLGLEAKNPAIILEDADLNITVQECIAGSLSFNGQRCTALKIIFVHEKIKDAFIDKFVSEVERLNIGMPWEENVFITPLPEPNKSEHLAELVHDAVTKGAKVCNPSGGLKNRSFFFPAVLSEVNEQTRIYHEEQFGPIVPIVTFKEIQKPLDYVIHSNYGQQASIFGKDSNKIAALLDTLVHQVCRLNINSQCQRGPDVFPFTGRKDSAEGTLSVSDALRVFSIRTLVALKENDLNKEIVTDILKNQHSNFLSTDFIL; from the coding sequence ATGATCATGAAACAGAAAATTGAAAAAATATTTCCAAATAAAATCGGCGTTCCGGCAAATGTAACTCCGCCGCTGCCCATGGATCAGACCGAGTATCTGATCAATGGCGAATTACTGAAATGGAAAGGCCCTTTTGAAAAAGTTCATTCTCCGGTTTTTGTGGAAGACAAGGGTTTACTTGATAATTTGATCGGCTCGTATCCTCTGTTAGACGAAGCATCGGCGCTAAAAGCCCTGAAGGCCGCGACGGAAGCTTATGATAACGGGCAGGGCGAGTGGCCATTGATGACTATTGCAAAAAGAATTGCATGCTTCAAGAAATTCATTCGTCTCATGAAAGAGCAGCGTGATACGATCGTCAAACTGCTCATGTGGGAGATCGGGAAGAACTTAAAGGACTCAGAGAAAGAATTTGACAGGACGGTGGACTATATAAGCGATACGATCGAAGCATTGAAGGACATGGACAGAGACGCGTCGCGCTTTGTCATCAAACAAGGTATTATTGCTCAGATCCGAAGGGCGCCATTGGGCGTTGTCTTATGTATGGGGCCGTTCAATTATCCTTTGAATGAAACATTCACCACTTTGATCCCCGCCTTGATCATGGGTAATACGATTATCTTCAAGCCGCCCAAACTTGGCGTCTTGCTGCATGCGCCTCTGCTCAAGGCTTTCCAAGAAGCGTTTCCGAAAGGTGTGGTGAATACGGTATATGGTGAAGGTCAAAAAGTGATCGCGCCGCTCATGGCTTCCGGAAAAATAAATGTACTGGCCTTCATCGGTTCCTGCAAAGTCGCAGACATTCTCAAGAAACAGCACCCGCAGCCGCATAAATTAAGGTCCGTCCTTGGGCTGGAGGCAAAAAATCCCGCTATCATATTGGAAGATGCCGATCTGAACATTACTGTTCAAGAATGTATCGCCGGTTCCTTATCGTTTAACGGACAGCGATGCACGGCGTTGAAAATTATTTTTGTACATGAAAAGATCAAGGATGCGTTCATTGATAAATTTGTATCCGAAGTGGAAAGGCTCAATATCGGAATGCCGTGGGAAGAAAATGTTTTCATCACACCTCTGCCGGAACCGAATAAATCGGAGCATTTGGCAGAGTTGGTCCATGACGCCGTGACGAAAGGAGCTAAGGTTTGTAATCCTTCGGGCGGGCTGAAAAACCGATCGTTCTTTTTTCCGGCGGTACTCTCAGAAGTGAATGAGCAGACGCGAATTTACCATGAGGAACAATTTGGCCCGATCGTGCCGATTGTCACTTTCAAGGAAATTCAAAAACCTTTGGATTATGTGATTCACTCCAACTACGGCCAACAGGCGAGCATCTTCGGAAAGGATTCAAATAAGATCGCCGCGCTGCTCGACACGCTCGTTCATCAGGTTTGCCGACTTAATATCAACTCCCAATGCCAACGCGGCCCCGACGTTTTTCCGTTCACAGGAAGAAAAGATTCGGCGGAAGGAACTTTATCCGTGAGCGATGCGCTGAGAGTTTTTTCGATTCGCACGCTCGTTGCTTTAAAAGAAAATGATCTTAATAAAGAGATCGTCACGGATATTCTTAAAAACCAGCATTCGAATTTTTTGTCGACGGATTTTATATTGTAG
- a CDS encoding GIY-YIG nuclease family protein, producing MNHPKSIKLFLMDGEPNGRWACELSNWTGKAYKIPRIRVRDSSDREDLNNTGVYLLFGKDDNDDEMVYIGEAESILKRLNQQINQQDFWTEAVVFISKDDNLNKAHVKYIENRLFEIASNAKRYKIENSVTPTQSTISESDRAEMEEFIENMKLMVNTLGHKVFEQKVAQRSIGKSVFKIKAARGADAKGQPTSEGFVVFKGSKVANSIVESMTKSFVSMRERLIEKGVIVKNGDAYEIQEDYIFTSPSTAAVMVLGRNANGLTEWKLDDGRTLKEYESTSSQT from the coding sequence ATGAATCATCCAAAATCAATTAAACTTTTCTTAATGGACGGTGAACCTAATGGCAGATGGGCGTGTGAGCTTTCCAACTGGACTGGTAAAGCATACAAGATTCCAAGAATAAGAGTAAGAGATTCTTCTGACAGGGAAGATTTGAACAATACAGGCGTATACTTGTTATTCGGTAAAGATGATAATGACGATGAAATGGTTTATATCGGTGAAGCTGAGTCTATTCTTAAGAGACTCAATCAACAAATAAACCAACAAGACTTTTGGACCGAGGCGGTTGTGTTCATCAGCAAAGATGATAATTTAAACAAGGCTCACGTAAAATATATTGAAAATCGTCTCTTTGAGATTGCTAGCAATGCCAAGAGATACAAAATCGAAAATAGCGTTACACCAACTCAATCTACGATTTCAGAATCCGATAGAGCCGAAATGGAAGAGTTTATCGAAAATATGAAACTGATGGTAAATACTCTTGGACACAAAGTCTTTGAACAAAAAGTAGCACAAAGATCAATAGGCAAGTCTGTCTTTAAAATCAAGGCTGCAAGAGGGGCGGACGCTAAAGGCCAACCGACTTCTGAGGGTTTTGTTGTCTTCAAGGGATCTAAAGTTGCAAATTCAATTGTTGAATCGATGACTAAGTCATTTGTCTCAATGCGGGAGAGATTGATCGAAAAGGGTGTGATTGTAAAAAATGGCGATGCGTACGAAATTCAAGAGGACTACATATTTACCAGTCCATCTACTGCTGCAGTCATGGTTCTTGGTAGAAATGCAAATGGTCTAACGGAATGGAAACTGGATGATGGAAGAACACTGAAGGAGTATGAATCGACAAGTAGCCAAACATAA
- the had gene encoding 6-hydroxycyclohex-1-ene-1-carbonyl-CoA dehydrogenase: MTKIQSWKMEAVGKPMRQFDSDAPALQVDEVLVRVAGCGVCHTDLGFFFDGVNTMKPLPLTLGHEISGVVEEAGSAASSWLGKAVLIPAVMPCGTCDLCKKGQVRICRNQKMPGNHIDGGFASHVVVPSKYLCVVDVADQKALFGKSGATLAQLSVIADAVTTPLQAIKNAGLVSGNVAIFIGAGGVGGYGIQIAASLGAHVVVLDVDDKKLETYSNFGASLTINPKTSDAKAVRKSIQSWVKEKAYNPFEWKIFETSGTAKGQELAFSLLTFGSRLCVVGFTLDNVTVRLSNLMAFDAQAIGNWGCDVSYYPEALDWIRSGQIQLIPFVKTFPMSEINAVFDRSHRKEIDQRPVLIPDF; this comes from the coding sequence ATGACAAAAATACAATCGTGGAAAATGGAAGCCGTTGGGAAACCCATGCGGCAATTTGATAGTGACGCGCCTGCTTTGCAGGTAGATGAAGTACTGGTTCGCGTAGCCGGATGCGGCGTGTGCCATACCGATCTGGGATTCTTTTTTGACGGTGTGAATACGATGAAGCCTCTGCCTTTGACGCTCGGACACGAGATCAGCGGTGTAGTGGAAGAAGCCGGATCCGCTGCAAGTTCATGGCTCGGCAAAGCCGTTCTCATTCCTGCCGTCATGCCGTGCGGAACTTGCGATCTTTGCAAAAAGGGACAAGTTCGTATCTGCCGCAATCAGAAAATGCCGGGAAATCACATTGACGGCGGATTTGCAAGTCACGTGGTCGTACCGTCAAAATACCTGTGCGTCGTGGATGTTGCAGATCAAAAAGCGCTGTTCGGAAAATCCGGAGCGACGTTGGCGCAACTTTCTGTGATCGCCGATGCAGTCACAACACCTTTACAGGCAATCAAGAACGCCGGGCTCGTTTCCGGCAATGTCGCGATTTTCATCGGGGCCGGCGGAGTCGGAGGTTATGGTATTCAAATCGCCGCATCCTTGGGTGCACATGTGGTCGTGCTCGATGTTGATGACAAAAAACTTGAAACATATTCTAATTTCGGTGCATCGCTCACTATCAACCCTAAAACATCCGACGCCAAGGCCGTTCGTAAATCCATACAGTCTTGGGTGAAAGAAAAAGCGTATAATCCCTTTGAGTGGAAGATATTTGAAACGTCCGGCACGGCCAAGGGACAGGAATTGGCATTCAGCCTGCTCACCTTCGGCTCCAGATTATGCGTGGTCGGATTTACATTAGACAACGTGACTGTCCGCCTGAGCAATCTCATGGCGTTCGACGCACAGGCCATCGGCAACTGGGGATGCGACGTATCTTACTATCCGGAGGCGTTGGATTGGATTCGCAGCGGACAGATCCAGTTGATCCCATTTGTTAAAACCTTTCCGATGAGTGAAATTAATGCTGTCTTTGACCGCTCACACCGAAAAGAAATTGATCAGCGTCCAGTGCTCATACCTGATTTCTAG
- the oah gene encoding 6-oxocyclohex-1-ene-1-carbonyl-CoA hydratase: MFKNHDLVPDYTFKEIRYELKPIKRSSGQSVEGLYVAWVTLNNPSQLNSYTTLMVKEVILAFRKASNSRDVVAVVFTGEGNRAFCTGGNTKEYAEYYAGQPDEYRQYMRLFNDMVTTIMHCDKPVISRVNGMRIAGGQEIGMACDFTVASDLAVFGQAGPKHGSVPDGGSTDFLPLFVGIENAMLSCTLCELWSAHKAYRLGLITDVLPALKKDGKFIPNPLVVTDRWLDEMGKIVHGNFKAGEEKELAKKLMATCETDLSLLDKRIDQLVESLMMTVPGCLTKTLESMRKHKLAHWDKNRESNRAWLGLNMMNEGRAGFRAFNEGTKENREVDFIKLRQLLAQGEKWSEKLIEEVLPKGK; encoded by the coding sequence ATGTTTAAAAATCATGATCTCGTACCCGACTATACTTTTAAAGAGATCCGGTATGAACTCAAGCCCATCAAGAGATCGTCCGGTCAATCGGTTGAAGGTTTATACGTTGCATGGGTCACTCTCAACAACCCTTCGCAGCTTAATTCATACACCACATTGATGGTCAAAGAAGTGATATTGGCATTCCGTAAAGCGTCCAATTCCCGCGACGTGGTTGCCGTAGTTTTTACCGGTGAAGGCAATCGGGCATTCTGCACCGGTGGAAACACGAAAGAATACGCCGAGTACTACGCTGGCCAGCCCGACGAGTATCGCCAATACATGCGCTTGTTCAACGACATGGTCACCACGATTATGCACTGCGATAAACCGGTGATCAGCCGCGTCAACGGCATGCGTATCGCAGGCGGACAGGAAATAGGAATGGCGTGCGACTTCACCGTAGCGAGCGACCTCGCCGTATTCGGCCAGGCCGGGCCAAAACACGGTTCCGTTCCGGACGGCGGTTCCACCGACTTTTTACCTTTATTTGTCGGAATTGAAAATGCGATGCTCAGTTGTACTTTATGCGAACTCTGGTCTGCGCACAAAGCATACCGTTTGGGATTGATAACCGACGTGCTGCCCGCTCTGAAAAAAGATGGAAAATTTATTCCTAATCCGTTGGTTGTCACCGACCGTTGGCTCGACGAAATGGGCAAGATCGTGCACGGAAATTTCAAGGCCGGCGAAGAAAAAGAGCTCGCAAAAAAACTTATGGCTACTTGCGAAACCGATCTCTCGTTATTGGACAAGCGGATCGATCAGCTTGTAGAATCATTGATGATGACCGTTCCGGGCTGTTTGACTAAAACGTTGGAATCTATGCGAAAACACAAGCTCGCGCACTGGGATAAGAACCGCGAAAGCAACCGCGCCTGGTTGGGCCTCAATATGATGAATGAAGGCCGCGCCGGATTCAGGGCATTCAACGAGGGTACGAAAGAAAATCGCGAAGTGGATTTCATCAAACTGCGTCAATTACTCGCCCAGGGAGAAAAGTGGAGTGAAAAACTCATTGAAGAAGTTCTGCCAAAGGGAAAATAA
- a CDS encoding cyclohexa-1,5-dienecarbonyl-CoA hydratase, which translates to MSAYMKIKVESRFDEQVTFIYLTNGKGNIVDKEMMREIIHAIDIAAEDIRTKALVFSGSGDHFSFGASVPEHQKEQAAEMLSTFHSMFRRLCEAGIPTIALVRGQCLGGGMELAAFCNWVIAAENAHFGQPEIGLGVFAPVASLLLPYLVAQSAADDLLLAGHFISATRARDIGLVNTVSADPARDVDILLEQHILTKSGIALRMAVKAARFQFYQSFLRDIQILESMYVNDLMATHDANEGIAAFMEKRKPVWKNT; encoded by the coding sequence ATGAGCGCTTATATGAAGATCAAAGTGGAATCTCGCTTCGACGAACAAGTTACTTTCATTTATCTAACCAACGGCAAAGGTAACATCGTTGACAAAGAGATGATGCGGGAGATCATTCACGCGATCGACATTGCCGCCGAAGATATCCGCACCAAAGCGCTCGTTTTTTCCGGTAGCGGCGATCATTTCTCATTTGGTGCGAGTGTGCCTGAACATCAAAAAGAGCAGGCTGCGGAAATGTTGAGTACGTTTCATTCTATGTTCAGACGCTTATGCGAGGCCGGAATTCCGACCATCGCGCTTGTGCGCGGTCAATGTCTGGGCGGCGGGATGGAACTGGCCGCATTCTGTAATTGGGTCATCGCCGCAGAAAATGCACATTTTGGCCAACCTGAGATCGGCCTGGGAGTCTTTGCGCCGGTGGCATCTTTGCTTCTGCCGTATTTGGTTGCGCAATCGGCTGCCGATGACCTGTTGCTCGCAGGACATTTTATTTCTGCGACACGCGCCCGTGATATTGGATTGGTTAATACCGTGAGCGCCGATCCGGCAAGAGACGTGGACATTTTGCTGGAACAACATATTCTTACAAAGAGCGGAATCGCTTTACGAATGGCGGTCAAGGCAGCGCGGTTTCAGTTTTATCAATCGTTCCTTCGCGATATTCAGATTTTGGAATCCATGTACGTTAACGATCTCATGGCTACGCATGACGCCAACGAAGGCATCGCGGCATTCATGGAAAAACGTAAACCCGTTTGGAAAAATACATGA